In Debaryomyces hansenii CBS767 chromosome A complete sequence, a genomic segment contains:
- a CDS encoding DEHA2D01628p (weakly similar to uniprot|P48439 Saccharomyces cerevisiae YOR085w OST3 Gamma subunit of the oligosaccharyltransferase complex of the ER lumen): protein MIYRGFISLIAVFSFISIVYSDSFNAQALTKKSLESPNFIIPITQSDLSGLAEERDYYTLLVLTSTDPKNGCGTCENLDRVIRRVAESWFADYSLSNFLFFVNIDLADKSNANLFNYLGINTIPHIWLIPPSKSTSNINYKDDNGYGILSEPHLIFKLPMTGIEKQVKELTKFISSTLHKTIRVKQEQPFEKFVLAFGLTFSLILIIKKRGPKIVTNLTKKNIYKALVIIAIIAFTCGYNFTVMEKVPFIAKDDNNNIVYINGVFQYQFGIEVIIIGLNYLGLASSLINLIYLGHYKVNSTSTIPSEHTKSLCIFINILIIYVLSSCLTSAFIRKEPYYPYHFSRLF from the coding sequence ATGATATACAGAGGCTTTATATCGCTTATAGCGGTATTCTCTTTCATCTCTATTGTTTATAGTGATTCATTCAATGCACAAGCTTTGACGAAAAAATCTTTGGAATCTCCCAATTTTATCATTCCAATAACTCAATCAGACTTGTCAGGTTTAGCAGAAGAACGGGACTATTATACATTGTTGGTTTTGACATCCACAGATCCAAAAAATGGATGTGGTACTTGTGAAAATTTGGATCGTGTTATTAGAAGAGTAGCAGAATCTTGGTTTGCTGATTATTCCTTATCaaactttttattttttgtcaatattgatttggCCGATAAGTCAAATGCaaatttgttcaattaCCTAGGAATAAATACAATTCCTCACATATGGCTTATTCCTCCAAGCAAGAGTACATCCAACATAAATTATAAGGACGACAATGGATATGGAATACTAAGCGAACCtcatttaatattcaaactTCCAATGACTGGAATCGAGAAGCAAGTCAAAGAATTAACGAAGTTTATATCTCTGACTCTACATAAGACGATTCGTGTCAAACAAGAACAAccatttgaaaaatttgtaTTGGCTTTCGGGCTTacattttctttgattttgataattaaGAAAAGAGGGCCAAAGATTGTCACTAATCTTACgaagaaaaatatctaCAAAGCCCTTGTGATTATAGCAATAATAGCATTTACATGTGGCTACAATTTTACAGTCATGGAAAAGGTTCCGTTTATTGCCAAAGATGACAATAACAATATCGTTTACATTAATGGagtatttcaatatcaatttggAATAGAGGTTATTATAATCGGTCTTAACTACTTGGGGTTGGCATCAAGTTTAATCAATCTAATCTACCTAGGTCATTACAAAGTCAATTCTACCAGCACAATTCCAAGTGAACATACGAAAAGTCTTTgcatttttatcaatatcttaATAATCTACGTATTGTCGAGTTGTTTAACCAGTGCATTTATAAGAAAGGAACCTTATTACCCATATCACTTCTCTAGATTATTTTAG
- a CDS encoding DEHA2D01606p (similar to uniprot|Q03730 Saccharomyces cerevisiae YML018c), protein MTLIQRLKEVIYQYLSTFREPERQLSSRQKWVLGLINLSSVVIFWVLSSFLVNDLFETDIYRKPFFITYLNTACFSFYLIPYMKYNNVSASDFIRRLKADYGKGYMKLDTEDRGESNIDYGSNDDLTNLETEYTSRLESAKYDDIGLYESVKLSLQFIMLWFSANLVTNSSLSYTSVASQTILSSTSSFFTLIIGFMYSIEKINQNKIVGILLSFTGVLIITKIDTSSNNPSDSNTAILAGNLLALSGALIYGIYTILLKFKITIKNSIRERNLDTHLFFGFVGVFNTFLLWPIIIILHFTDIERFELPSNNRTISLLLTNALITFISDFCWCKAVLLTSPLTVTVGLSMTIPLAMVGDWILKGFSVNWWYLFGAFIVTVGFLVINKDEKDDFVTNRETHEEIQ, encoded by the coding sequence ATGACCTTAATTCAACGACTAAAGGAAGTCATATATCAGTATTTACTGACATTTAGGGAGCCTGAAAGACAGCTTTCCTCGCGGCAAAAATGGGTGCTTGGGTTGATAAATTTGTCTTCTGTGGTTATTTTTTGGGTGCTATCGTCCTTTTTAgtgaatgatttatttgaaacagACATTTATAGAAAGCCATTCTTTATCACATATCTTAACACTGCTTGTTTCAGTTTCTATCTTATTCCGTACatgaaatataataatgtcAGTGCATCGGATTTTATCCGGAGATTGAAAGCAGACTACGGCAAGGGATACATGAAACTTGATACGGAGGATAGAGGAGAGTCCAATATCGATTATGGGTCGAACGATGACTTGACAAATTTAGAGACGGAGTATACTTCGAGATTAGAAAGTGCAaaatatgatgatattgGGTTATACGAGAGCGTAAAGTTATCACTACAATTCATAATGCTTTGGTTTTCGGCGAATTTGGTGACGAATTCTTCGTTGTCATATACTTCGGTTGCGTCCCAGACAATTCTTTCGTCGACGTCGTCGTTTTTCACCTTGATTATCGGGTTTATGTATTCaatagaaaaaattaacCAGAATAAGATTGTTGGCATCCTTTTGAGTTTCACAGGGGTTTTAATTATTACCAAAATAGATACATCTTCGAACAACCCATCTGATTCAAATACGGCCATTTTAGCGGGAAATTTACTTGCGTTGCTGGGTGCATTGATATACGGAATTTACACGATTTTgcttaaattcaaaattacgatcaaaaattcaataagaGAAAGAAACCTAGACACTCACCtattttttggttttgtTGGAGTATTCAACACTTTTTTATTATGGCCTATCATaattattcttcattttaCAGACATTGAAAGGTTCGAATTACCCTCGAATAATAGGACGATAAGCTTGTTATTGACGAATGCACTTATAACATTTATTAGTGATTTTTGTTGGTGTAAAGCAGTATTGTTGACAAGCCCATTAACAGTTACTGTCGGTTTATCAATGACGATTCCATTGGCCATGGTTGGTGATTGGATACTTAAAGGGTTCTCAGTGAACTGGTGGTACTTGTTTGGTGCGTTTATTGTGACAGTTGGGTTCTTGGTTATCAATAAAGACGAAAAGGATGACTTTGTTACTAATCGTGAAACTCATGAAGAAATTCAGTAA